A stretch of the Archangium violaceum genome encodes the following:
- a CDS encoding general stress protein: protein MQQDKDNKGSMTVAEAGRKGGETVRNERGREFYETIGRKGGATVKAERGRSFYEEIGRKGGETVKAERGAKFYEEIGKKGGDRVKATRGPNFYEEIGRKGGQKVKKLIEEGKRAARAAMEKQEGAAAESPSAAEPPSEPGPDRTE from the coding sequence ATGCAGCAGGACAAGGACAACAAGGGCAGCATGACGGTGGCCGAGGCGGGGCGGAAGGGCGGAGAGACCGTCCGCAACGAACGGGGCCGGGAGTTCTACGAGACGATCGGCCGCAAGGGCGGAGCGACCGTGAAGGCCGAGCGGGGTCGTTCCTTCTACGAGGAGATTGGCCGCAAGGGCGGAGAGACCGTCAAGGCCGAGCGCGGCGCGAAGTTCTACGAGGAGATCGGCAAGAAGGGCGGAGACCGGGTGAAGGCCACGCGGGGTCCGAACTTCTACGAGGAGATCGGCCGCAAGGGCGGCCAGAAGGTGAAGAAACTCATCGAGGAGGGCAAGCGGGCGGCTCGGGCGGCCATGGAGAAGCAGGAGGGCGCGGCGGCGGAGTCGCCATCCGCGGCGGAGCCTCCCAGCGAACCGGGCCCGGACCGCACCGAGTAG